GGTGTTTACTGAAGATGAGTGCTGCTTGTGTTTGTCCTTGCAGAACTATGAGTCAACTGAGAGCAGAATCAAAAGGGAGTTTGACGTTTATGGGCCTATCAAGCGGGTAGGTATTTTGAGCATCCCCACGGGGTTCGGTAAGAGGTTCAGTTGTGTTAAGCCTGCTCCCcttttttgtttattaaaaaaTCCCTGATAATTCATTACCTTAAAAATTTAACCATAACTAATAAAATATCAAAGATCTCAAATTCTTTAATGTGTCTGTTTTTACTCTAAATAAGAACCAAATTATTGTTTTGTAGCATTGGTATGGTCCTTATATAATTATGTGAAAATCACGTTTTCAATAACCTTGGCTGTCCCGGAGCTTAACTTTGTTCTGATCATCAAGCTGATGTGttgcattttgaatttgttttaacTTTGGATGGAAGATAGTTAAGTATCCTTGACATAGTTCTACCATTAGTGGAGTGTCCATATGAGATTCTAATACAGGTGTCAATGCCAATATGCTGATATTTCCTTGCGGGTTTGTCTCAATTAACCTATTCCTTCCTTAGCTCTCTCGTAAGTTTTGTTTAGAGATCTTCTTGGAATGAGTGTTTCTAGGACTTATGTTGGTTTTAAGTTGTAAACTTTAAGATATATCCCTGGTAAGGGGGGAGCTATTCTGTAAATGGTCTCTTGATTCCATTAATTTCTACGAACACAATTTCAAAGATGGTGGATCATCCTGCACAGCAAAGCTGAAACCTTTTAAGTTGAGAAGAGCAGTGATGCATTGTGCCTTTTGGCCTTGTTTCAAGCAACAAAAAGAGATCGACAACTTCTATTATTTTTCCTGCACTGGGTAAAACATCTAGGGAGTACTAGTTTCTTTCTCCTCATTTTGAATTTTAATAATACATGCATTTTTTTGCTGCTAAAAGTTTTACTTTTGACCTCAAAGGCTCACAAATAATATCAGCCATCAAGATGTCCTGGTATTTCTTATAGTCTCTacatttttaaattgtttgaaaacAAAAATTCCCTGGTAAGGGGAGGTTAATTGTTCAACAACTGGTAAATTGGCCACATTAAAGCCAGTTTTTCTACAACTCTAGCCGGTGGTGATGCATCTTGCGATGGGAAGCCTATGATTTAAAGGTGAGCACGGCTTATGAGGCATAGTGCCTGTCTGCCGTGCCATTTAGGATTTAACTTTTTAAGGTTCTGTAGCATGTTGATTAGTTTTAGATGTTAGACGGTATATAGGTGTAGATTTGTTTCCTATTCCTTTTTATTTTGGGTCTAACAAATCTCTTTTTTCTGGTTTATTCATTATTTTCTTCTTGAGTGTTCAGGTTCGTTTAGTTAATGACACACAGACAAATAAACCAAAAGGTTACGGATTTATTGAGTACATGCATACAAGGGACATGAAaggtttgtttatttatttatatttttttatatttgttgatTTTTTATCTGATATATCTTGTACATGACTTCAAATTCTTGCACTACACAGCTGCATATAAACAAGCTGATGGGAGGAAGATTGAAGGTAGAAGAGTGCTTGTTGATGTAGAACGCGGTAGAACTGTCCCGAACTGGCGACCTCGCCGATTGGGTGGTGGGCTTGGAACCACAAGGGTTGGAGGTGAAGAAGTAAATCAGAGATATTCTGGGAGGTAATTAGTCTGAAGcttaaaacaaataaatatacaatAGTATCTGCAGTCACACAGTTCAGTCCATGTTCTTGTATATTATTTGGATTAgcgaactaatttttttttactttttttcaaGTGAAATGTGTTTTTATGTAGTTGTTGGACCTCTTTCTGTTGATCAATGTGTATCTATAGTTCTGTCATCAAGTTTGTGGTGTTTTACCTTATGTTTAAGTTTTGTGGTGGATCTGCTAGAACTTGTTATATTTTTTCCttgtaatattaatatattgcACAGAGAACCTGTTATATTTCCCACATAAAACTTTGTATTGCACAGGGAGCAAGGTCAACCGGGAGGAGGACGACCTAGGTCTGAGGAGCCTAGGGCTAGAGAAGATCGACATGGAGACCGGTAAGTACATTTTTACAGGTCTTtttttccttctctctctagaattaTCTTTGAGCCTTTTATCTGCATTTGGTCATAGCTCATATGTAGCACCAAGCTCCCAGAAATCTTGTTCTTTTTTACAGCATCTTTTATGCTTTCAAATAAAATTATTCCAGGGATAGAGAAAAATCTCGTGAAAGGGTAAGGGATaaagagagagaacgagagaagTCCCGTGAGCGCTCCCCTGAACGTGCCCATGAAAGATCTAGGGATCGTGATCACAGAGATGATAGACATCACAGAGACCGTGATAGGAATAGGGACAAGGATAGAGAAAAAGGAGAACGCGGTCGTGATCGTGATCGAACCCGTGATCGTGATAGAGGGCGGGACCGTGGCCGTGACTATGAGCGTGATCGAGATAGAGAACGTGATCGTCCCCGAGAAAGGGAGAGGGATTATGAAGCTGTTGACCCTGATCATGACCATGGTCATTCCCGGGATAGGGAGCCTGAATATGATCGCGATGAGTCAAAGCATGACAGGGATCGACATGGTGAAAAGGATAGGGATTACGACAACACAGCACCAGATGATGATGGGGGATGGTATGAACAACCAGAGCATGGAAATAGGCTCTCAAGTCGTGACCGTGACCGATCACGTGACCGTGACCGTGATCCAGAGCCTTATGAGCACTATGAGCATCATCGTGGGCAGTACGACAGGATGGATGTCCAGGGGGAACATGACCGTTACGAGCAATATCCTGATCATGATCGTGACCGGTATGGTCGAATGGAGGATTATGAACGTGAAGCATCTGAGTCACGTGAAAGAGAGAAATCTCGTGAGGTGGACCGTGATTATCAACGTACTGAGAGGTCCCTCTCTCGGGAGTACTAGGATTGGAATTGGTCCCTTTCCAAGACTGGAAGTGAAGGCATGCTTTATGGTTTATTTAACTTCAAATTGCATGTTTCTGGAAATGGATTATATTTTGTGTTGGAATAATTTTGTGACCGAGCTTCTTATGGATACTTACTTGCttatatttttaagtttggtAGACTTGTGTAATTGACATTGTTGGCTTTTGTGGGATATTTTGTATTTAGGTGTAAGCAGGGGGAGGGACCTTATTGCTTTATTGTTTGAACTTTCGAAATCTTATGAGTTTTGTGCTTGCATTGCATCATTCTTCTGTTTCATAGGTGGCACAACGAAAGATCTGTTTTTATAAAACATATTATTATCTGGCGTTGTGTTGTTATGGTTAGCAAAAACGAGCTGTTTGCAAATATGTAAACTTCGTATATGCaggttttgtttttttatttttggttttgtTTACATAAATTTATGTGAAAAGAAATGTGTTGTAAAGATTGCTGCCAAATCTGAGTTACAAAGATTTAAGATGTTTACTTGGAAGATAATGCTTTGGAGTAATTTTTATTGCTTAAAAAGAAATATaaccataattaaaaaaatttgttttaacGGAATgtacatttaaaattaattaaaaataaatatttattaattatattaatataaatttaaatattataaaatatattattataataatatttaatacaaatattaatataaatttatatattataaaatatcattattataataataatatacaattttaatttttattaaaaaaattattatttatgtttaaaaaaattattatattatatatatatttaaaattatagatatggtttaatttttttatttaatatgtttatttcatttttttataaataatattatttaaaataattaataaattctataaataaaaatgATTTTGCTTGTGGGTCTATGCTTTGTGCCCTGAACTTACCATTTAATAATTTCAATTTTCAACTCCAACAACGTTACAAACAGACCAAAAGCACCTTTCCTCATATTGCAgccaaattaaattaaaaaaaaaaacgacagagagaaagagaaagagagagagtgagaagtTCTCTACTTGATGTCTAATATATATTTTTCCATGACATTCAAGTGTTCTTTTCCCAAAACATTTTGATTTAAAGATAAGAGTTTAGCAACTAGCTAGTGTGGAAGTAAACAAGTGAATGGCTGAAGAATAAAAGCATAGATTTTGTATCATAATCGAAATATTTTATACATATGGTGTTGTTGTTGGGGTAGAGCGAAGAATGTAATGTATGAGAAAGACGTTAGAACTATGGGAGCGTAATAAGATGTCATTTTTTGAAGCAATTGTTTGGAAGCTCAATCAAGTGTTTTTGTAGTAATAGATAAAATTAAAACAGTTGCAAAAGAAAGTGCTACGTATGAAGCTTCATCACAATTACTATTGTTTTTCTTTACTTGAGAAGTCGTATTAAACAATACTTTGTACCTAAAATCATTCATTTGTTGGGGGTgcaggaaaattatgaaaataaaacagtagttagtagtagtagtagtagtagtactggtgtatttttaacatttttccaACTATtgtaaattcaattttttttttttaaaatgattataAAATCTAAAAGTAATATCATACATATGTAACGTAAGAACTCATTTATATAAGTGTATATGCAAACTCCTTatcacaaaataacatacaatagaaatTATAAATACATGCATACATGTGATTTTCATACAAAGCTTCGTAAATACTACAATAGAGATCAGAggacttacgaatacgcagcgaaATAAGATTACACATTTTGGATTCCCTAAACTTTTGTTCTTGTTGAATGTTAGGTATTGCAAGAAATTCAAACAGCTTTTAAAAAATACCACAAtattccaagtctttctctaaaataaTCTAATGTTTGTGTAGGCAAGTCTATTAGAAAAGGAAATCTTAAAATGCTTTATTGATATTGTGAAAAATTGTGTTTTGCTAAAAAGGCTAAGTGACAGCTTTATAGCCGTATAGTTACAGCTGGAGGAGTGGTTACAAGTTACTAGTACAGTAACAGAAAAGGTTACAAGTAACAGAAAAATGGTTAAAAGATTAAACCAgtaaaaacaaactaaaaactgtTGATAATAACTACTAGTAGGTTCTAATACGCCCCCTCAAGAT
The genomic region above belongs to Humulus lupulus chromosome 1, drHumLupu1.1, whole genome shotgun sequence and contains:
- the LOC133812609 gene encoding U1 small nuclear ribonucleoprotein 70 kDa → MGDLNDAFLRNQNAAVQARTKAQNRANVLQLKLIGQSHPTGLTNNLLKLFEPRPPLEFKPPPEKRKCPPLTGIAQFVSKFAEPEDPEYAPPVKEGETPTQRRARIHQLRLEKGAAKAAEELEKYDPTNDPNISGDPYKTLFVARLNYESTESRIKREFDVYGPIKRVRLVNDTQTNKPKGYGFIEYMHTRDMKAAYKQADGRKIEGRRVLVDVERGRTVPNWRPRRLGGGLGTTRVGGEEVNQRYSGREQGQPGGGRPRSEEPRAREDRHGDRDREKSRERVRDKEREREKSRERSPERAHERSRDRDHRDDRHHRDRDRNRDKDREKGERGRDRDRTRDRDRGRDRGRDYERDRDRERDRPRERERDYEAVDPDHDHGHSRDREPEYDRDESKHDRDRHGEKDRDYDNTAPDDDGGWYEQPEHGNRLSSRDRDRSRDRDRDPEPYEHYEHHRGQYDRMDVQGEHDRYEQYPDHDRDRYGRMEDYEREASESREREKSREVDRDYQRTERSLSREY